In Tenrec ecaudatus isolate mTenEca1 chromosome 4, mTenEca1.hap1, whole genome shotgun sequence, a single window of DNA contains:
- the SLC29A2 gene encoding equilibrative nucleoside transporter 2 isoform X2, with translation MARGDTPKDSYHLVGISFFILGLGTLLPWNFFITAIPYFQGRLAGANSTAGTPGTNHTGPTDAFNFNNWVTLLSQLPLLLFTFLNSFLYQRVPETVRILGSLLMVLLLFALTAVLVKVDMSPGPFFSVTMASIWFINSFSAVLQGSLFGLLGTMPSTYSTLFLSGQGLAGIFAALAMLLSMASGVDAQTSALAYFITPCVGTLLSILCYLSLPHLEFARFYLAKKPLQAHAHELETKAELLQADEKNGIPNSPQKAALPLTLEPEREPEEPPEPGKPSVFMILQKIWLMALCLVLVFTVTLSVFPAITAMVTSSTSPGKWSQFFNPVCCFLLFNIMDWLGRSLTSYFLWPDEDSRVLPLLVCLRFLFVPLFMLCHVPERSRLPTLFPQDAYFITFMLLFAVSNGYLVSLTMCLAPRCCRMSERWPAPS, from the exons ATGGCGCGGGGAGACACCCCGAAGGACAG CTACCACTTGGTGGGGATCAGCTTCTTCATCCTGGGCCTGGGCACCTTGCTTCCTTGGAATTTCTTCATCACCGCCATCCCG TACTTCCAGGGGCGGCTGGCAGGGGCTAACAGCACAGCTGGGACCCCGGGCACCAACCACACTGGCCCCACGGATGCCTTCAACTTCAACAACTGGGTGACGCTGCTGTCCCAGCTGCCCCTGCTGCTCTTCACGTTCCTCAACTCCTTCCTGTACCAGCG CGTCCCGGAGACGGTGCGGATTCTGGGCAGCCTTCTGATGGTCCTGCTGCTCTTCGCCCTGACGGCGGTGCTGGTCAAGGTGGACATGAGTCCCGGACCCTTCTTCTCCGTCACCATGGCTTCCATCTGGTTCATCAACT CCTTCAGCGCGGTTCTGCAGGGCAGCCTCTTCGGGCTTTTGGGCACCATGCCCTCCACCTACAGCACGCTCTTCCTCAGCGGCCAGGGTCTGGCTGGCATTTTTGCTGCCCTCGCCATGCTCCTGTCTATGGCTA GTGGCGTGGATGCCCAGACCTCCGCCCTGGCGTATTTCATCACCCCCTGTGTCGGCAccctcctatccatcctctgctACCTGAGCCTGCCCCACCTG GAGTTTGCCCGCTTCTACCTGGCCAAGAAGCCCTTGCAGGCCCACGCTCACGAGCTGGAGACGAAAGCTGAGCTCCTCCAGGCAG acGAGAAGAACGGAATTCCCAACAGCCCCCAGAAGGCAGCCCTGCCGCTGACCCTGGAACCTGAGAGGGAGCCAGAGGAACCCCCGGAGCCTGGCAAGCCTTCTGTCTTCATGATCCTCCAAAAG ATCTGGCTGATGGCGCTGTGCCTTGTGCTGGTCTTCACGGTCACTCTGTCTGTCTTTCCCGCCATCACCGCCATGGTGACCAGCTCCACCAGCCCCGGGAAGTGGA GTCAGTTCTTCAACCCCGTCTGTTGCTTCCTGCTCTTCAACATCATGGACTGGCTGGGGCGCAGCCTGACCTCCTACTTCCTGTGG CCGGACGAGGATAGCCGGGTGCTGCCCCTGCTGGTCTGCCTGCGCTTCCTGTTCGTGCCCCTCTTCATGCTCTGTCACGTGCCCGAGAGATCCCGGCTGCCCACCCTCTTCCCCCAGGACGCCTACTTCATCACCTTCATGCTGCTCTTCGCTGTCTCCAACGGCTACCTGGTGTCCCTCACCATGTGcctggcgcccag GTGTTGCCGCATGAGCGAGAGGTGGCCGGCGCCCTCATGA
- the SLC29A2 gene encoding equilibrative nucleoside transporter 2 isoform X1: MARGDTPKDSYHLVGISFFILGLGTLLPWNFFITAIPYFQGRLAGANSTAGTPGTNHTGPTDAFNFNNWVTLLSQLPLLLFTFLNSFLYQRVPETVRILGSLLMVLLLFALTAVLVKVDMSPGPFFSVTMASIWFINSFSAVLQGSLFGLLGTMPSTYSTLFLSGQGLAGIFAALAMLLSMASGVDAQTSALAYFITPCVGTLLSILCYLSLPHLEFARFYLAKKPLQAHAHELETKAELLQADEKNGIPNSPQKAALPLTLEPEREPEEPPEPGKPSVFMILQKIWLMALCLVLVFTVTLSVFPAITAMVTSSTSPGKWSQFFNPVCCFLLFNIMDWLGRSLTSYFLWPDEDSRVLPLLVCLRFLFVPLFMLCHVPERSRLPTLFPQDAYFITFMLLFAVSNGYLVSLTMCLAPRQVLPHEREVAGALMTFFLALGLSCGASLSFLFKALL; the protein is encoded by the exons ATGGCGCGGGGAGACACCCCGAAGGACAG CTACCACTTGGTGGGGATCAGCTTCTTCATCCTGGGCCTGGGCACCTTGCTTCCTTGGAATTTCTTCATCACCGCCATCCCG TACTTCCAGGGGCGGCTGGCAGGGGCTAACAGCACAGCTGGGACCCCGGGCACCAACCACACTGGCCCCACGGATGCCTTCAACTTCAACAACTGGGTGACGCTGCTGTCCCAGCTGCCCCTGCTGCTCTTCACGTTCCTCAACTCCTTCCTGTACCAGCG CGTCCCGGAGACGGTGCGGATTCTGGGCAGCCTTCTGATGGTCCTGCTGCTCTTCGCCCTGACGGCGGTGCTGGTCAAGGTGGACATGAGTCCCGGACCCTTCTTCTCCGTCACCATGGCTTCCATCTGGTTCATCAACT CCTTCAGCGCGGTTCTGCAGGGCAGCCTCTTCGGGCTTTTGGGCACCATGCCCTCCACCTACAGCACGCTCTTCCTCAGCGGCCAGGGTCTGGCTGGCATTTTTGCTGCCCTCGCCATGCTCCTGTCTATGGCTA GTGGCGTGGATGCCCAGACCTCCGCCCTGGCGTATTTCATCACCCCCTGTGTCGGCAccctcctatccatcctctgctACCTGAGCCTGCCCCACCTG GAGTTTGCCCGCTTCTACCTGGCCAAGAAGCCCTTGCAGGCCCACGCTCACGAGCTGGAGACGAAAGCTGAGCTCCTCCAGGCAG acGAGAAGAACGGAATTCCCAACAGCCCCCAGAAGGCAGCCCTGCCGCTGACCCTGGAACCTGAGAGGGAGCCAGAGGAACCCCCGGAGCCTGGCAAGCCTTCTGTCTTCATGATCCTCCAAAAG ATCTGGCTGATGGCGCTGTGCCTTGTGCTGGTCTTCACGGTCACTCTGTCTGTCTTTCCCGCCATCACCGCCATGGTGACCAGCTCCACCAGCCCCGGGAAGTGGA GTCAGTTCTTCAACCCCGTCTGTTGCTTCCTGCTCTTCAACATCATGGACTGGCTGGGGCGCAGCCTGACCTCCTACTTCCTGTGG CCGGACGAGGATAGCCGGGTGCTGCCCCTGCTGGTCTGCCTGCGCTTCCTGTTCGTGCCCCTCTTCATGCTCTGTCACGTGCCCGAGAGATCCCGGCTGCCCACCCTCTTCCCCCAGGACGCCTACTTCATCACCTTCATGCTGCTCTTCGCTGTCTCCAACGGCTACCTGGTGTCCCTCACCATGTGcctggcgcccag GCAGGTGTTGCCGCATGAGCGAGAGGTGGCCGGCGCCCTCATGACCTTCTTCCTGGCCCTGGGCCTCTCCTGCGGGGcttccctctccttcctcttCAAGGCTCTGCTCTGA
- the SLC29A2 gene encoding equilibrative nucleoside transporter 2 isoform X3 has translation MARGDTPKDSYHLVGISFFILGLGTLLPWNFFITAIPYFQGRLAGANSTAGTPGTNHTGPTDAFNFNNWVTLLSQLPLLLFTFLNSFLYQRVPETVRILGSLLMVLLLFALTAVLVKVDMSPGPFFSVTMASIWFINCGVDAQTSALAYFITPCVGTLLSILCYLSLPHLEFARFYLAKKPLQAHAHELETKAELLQADEKNGIPNSPQKAALPLTLEPEREPEEPPEPGKPSVFMILQKIWLMALCLVLVFTVTLSVFPAITAMVTSSTSPGKWSQFFNPVCCFLLFNIMDWLGRSLTSYFLWPDEDSRVLPLLVCLRFLFVPLFMLCHVPERSRLPTLFPQDAYFITFMLLFAVSNGYLVSLTMCLAPRQVLPHEREVAGALMTFFLALGLSCGASLSFLFKALL, from the exons ATGGCGCGGGGAGACACCCCGAAGGACAG CTACCACTTGGTGGGGATCAGCTTCTTCATCCTGGGCCTGGGCACCTTGCTTCCTTGGAATTTCTTCATCACCGCCATCCCG TACTTCCAGGGGCGGCTGGCAGGGGCTAACAGCACAGCTGGGACCCCGGGCACCAACCACACTGGCCCCACGGATGCCTTCAACTTCAACAACTGGGTGACGCTGCTGTCCCAGCTGCCCCTGCTGCTCTTCACGTTCCTCAACTCCTTCCTGTACCAGCG CGTCCCGGAGACGGTGCGGATTCTGGGCAGCCTTCTGATGGTCCTGCTGCTCTTCGCCCTGACGGCGGTGCTGGTCAAGGTGGACATGAGTCCCGGACCCTTCTTCTCCGTCACCATGGCTTCCATCTGGTTCATCAACT GTGGCGTGGATGCCCAGACCTCCGCCCTGGCGTATTTCATCACCCCCTGTGTCGGCAccctcctatccatcctctgctACCTGAGCCTGCCCCACCTG GAGTTTGCCCGCTTCTACCTGGCCAAGAAGCCCTTGCAGGCCCACGCTCACGAGCTGGAGACGAAAGCTGAGCTCCTCCAGGCAG acGAGAAGAACGGAATTCCCAACAGCCCCCAGAAGGCAGCCCTGCCGCTGACCCTGGAACCTGAGAGGGAGCCAGAGGAACCCCCGGAGCCTGGCAAGCCTTCTGTCTTCATGATCCTCCAAAAG ATCTGGCTGATGGCGCTGTGCCTTGTGCTGGTCTTCACGGTCACTCTGTCTGTCTTTCCCGCCATCACCGCCATGGTGACCAGCTCCACCAGCCCCGGGAAGTGGA GTCAGTTCTTCAACCCCGTCTGTTGCTTCCTGCTCTTCAACATCATGGACTGGCTGGGGCGCAGCCTGACCTCCTACTTCCTGTGG CCGGACGAGGATAGCCGGGTGCTGCCCCTGCTGGTCTGCCTGCGCTTCCTGTTCGTGCCCCTCTTCATGCTCTGTCACGTGCCCGAGAGATCCCGGCTGCCCACCCTCTTCCCCCAGGACGCCTACTTCATCACCTTCATGCTGCTCTTCGCTGTCTCCAACGGCTACCTGGTGTCCCTCACCATGTGcctggcgcccag GCAGGTGTTGCCGCATGAGCGAGAGGTGGCCGGCGCCCTCATGACCTTCTTCCTGGCCCTGGGCCTCTCCTGCGGGGcttccctctccttcctcttCAAGGCTCTGCTCTGA
- the B4GAT1 gene encoding beta-1,4-glucuronyltransferase 1: MQMSYAIRCAFYQLLLAALMLVAMLQLLYLSLLSGLHGQEEQDQYFEFFPPSPRSVDQVKSQLRTALASGGVLDSSGDYRVYRGLLKTTMDPNDVILATHASVDNLLHLSGLLERWEGPMSVSVFAATKEEAQLATVLAYALSSHCPDMRARVAMHLVCPSRYEAAVPDPREPGEFALLRSCQEVFDKLARVAQPGINYALGTNVSYPNNLLRNLAREGANYALVIDVDMVPSEGLWRGLRELLDQSKQWGGTALVVPAFEIRRARRMPVNKNELVQLYQVGEVRPFYYGLCTPCQAPTNYSRWVNLPEESLLRPSYVVPWQDPWEPFYVAGGKVPPFDERFRQYGFNRISQTCELHVAGFDFEVLNEGFLVHKGFKEALKFHPQKEAENQYNKILYRQFKQELKTKYPSSPRRC, from the exons ATGCAGATGTCCTACGCCATCAGGTGCGccttctaccagctgctcctggctGCCCTGATGCTGGTCGCAATGCTGCAGCTGCTCTACCTGTCGCTGCTGTCCGGTCTGCACGGGCAGGAGGAACAAGACCAATATTTCGAGTTCTTCCCCCCGTCCCCGAGATCCGTGGACCAGGTCAAGTCGCAGCTCCGCACGGCGCTGGCCTCGGGGGGCGTCCTGGACTCCAGCGGCGATTACCGCGTCTACAGGGGCCTGCTCAAGACCACCATGGACCCCAACGACGTCATTCTGGCCACGCACGCCAGTGTGGACAATCTGCTGCACCTGTCCGGCCTGCTGGAGCGCTGGGAGGGCCCGATGTCCGTCTCGGTGTTCGCGGCCACCAAGGAGGAGGCGCAGCTGGCCACGGTGCTGGCCTACGCGCTGAGTAGCCACTGCCCCGACATGCGCGCCAGAGTCGCTATGCACCTGGTGTGCCCCTCGCGCTATGAAGCCGCCGTACCGGACCCCCGGGAGCCGGGTGAGTTTGCCCTGCTGCGCTCCTGTCAGGAAGTCTTCGACAAGCTGGCGAGGGTGGCCCAGCCCGGCATCAACTACGCGCTGGGCACCAATGTCTCCTACCCCAATAACCTGCTGAGGAATCTGGCTCGCGAGGGGGCCAACTACGCACTGGTGATCGATGTGGACATGGTGCCTAGTGAGGGGCTCTGGAGAGGCCTGCGGGAGCTGCTGGATCAGAGCAAGCAGTGGGGGGGCACCGCGCTGGTGGTGCCTGCCTTCGAGATTCGCCGAGCCCGCCGCATGCCCGTCAACAAGAATGAGCTGGTGCAGCTCTATCAGGTGGGCGAGGTGCGGCCCTTCTATTATGGACTGTGCACGCCCTGCCAGGCGCCCACCAACTACTCCCGCTGGGTTAACCTGCCCGAAGAGAGCCTGCTGAGACCTTCCTACGTCGTGCCCTGGCAGGACCCTTGGGAGCCCTTCTACGTGGCCGGAGGGAAGGTGCCCCCCTTCGACGAGCGATTCCGGCAATACGGCTTCAATCGCATCAGCCAG ACCTGTGAGCTGCACGTGGCCGGGTTTGATTTCGAGGTTTTGAATGAAGGTTTCCTGGTTCATAAGGGTTTCAAGGAAGCCCTGAAGTTCCATCCCCAGAAGGAGGCTGAAAATCAGTACAATAAGATCCTGTACCGCCAGTTCAAACAGGAGTTGAAGACCAAGTACCCCAGCTCCCCCCGCCGCTGCTGA
- the BRMS1 gene encoding breast cancer metastasis-suppressor 1 isoform X1, whose protein sequence is MPIQPSSKEAAEEMEAEGDSAPELNGEEDESEEERSGSPTESEEESSEMDDEDYERRRSECVSEMLDLEKQFSELKEKLFRERLSQLRLRLEEVGAERAPEYTEPLGGLQQSLKIRIQVAGIYKGFCLDVIRNKYECELQGAKQHLESEKLLLYDALQGELQGRIQRLEEDRQSLDISSEWWDDKLHPRGSSTAWDTVPASKRKKAPLVSGPYIVYMLQEIDILEDWTAIKKPQDHDPIAPAQGFLRAHSTLAPHWLSFPAADWWIGRPWCLPSGSQGWSQATLLRH, encoded by the exons ATGCCAATCCAGCCTTCCAGCAAGGAGGCTGCCGAGGAGATGGAAGCGGAAGGCGACTCGGCGCCTGAGCTGAacggggaggaagatgagagcgAAGAGGAGCGCAGCGGCAGCCCCACGGAGTCCGAAGAGGAGAGCTCCG AGATGGACGATGAGGATTACGAGCGGCGGCGCAGCGAGTGTGTCAGTGAGatgctggacctggagaagcagtTCTCCGAGCTGAAAGAGAA GTTGTTCAGGGAGCGGCTGAGTCAGTTGCGGTTGAGGCTGGAGGAAGTGGGGGCCGAGAGAGCCCCCGAGTACACGGAGCCTCTGGGGGGTCTGCAGCAGAGCCTCAAGATTCGCATTCAGGTGGCAG GCATCTACAAAGGCTTCTGCCTCGATGTGATCAGGAACAAGTATGAGTGTGAGCTGCAGGGCGCCAAGCAACACCTGGAG AGCGAGAAGCTGCTGCTCTACGATGCCCTGCAGGGGGAGCTGCAGGGGCGCATCCAGAGGCTGGAGGAGGACCGCCAGAGCCTGGACATAAGCTCCG AATGGTGGGATGACAAGTTGCACCCCCGGGGCAGCTCCACGGCGTGGGACACCGTGCCGGCCAGCAAGAGGAAGAAGGCGCCCCTCGTCTCGG GCCCTTACATCGTCTACATGCTGCAGGAAATTGACATCCTGGAGGACTGGACTGCCATCAAAAAG CCCCAGGACCATGACCCCATTGCTCCGGCCCAGGGGTTCCTCAGAGCCCACAGCACGCTGGCACCACACTGGCTCTCGTTTCCAGCTGCTGACTGGTGGATCGGCAGACCATGGTGCCTGCCCAGCGGGTCCCAGGGTTGGAGCCAGGCCACCCTTCTGCGTCACTAG
- the BRMS1 gene encoding breast cancer metastasis-suppressor 1 isoform X3, giving the protein MPIQPSSKEAAEEMEAEGDSAPELNGEEDESEEERSGSPTESEEESSEMDDEDYERRRSECVSEMLDLEKQFSELKEKLFRERLSQLRLRLEEVGAERAPEYTEPLGGLQQSLKIRIQVAGIYKGFCLDVIRNKYECELQGAKQHLESEKLLLYDALQGELQGRIQRLEEDRQSLDISSEWWDDKLHPRGSSTAWDTVPASKRKKAPLVSGPYIVYMLQEIDILEDWTAIKKARAAVSPQKRKSDAPGP; this is encoded by the exons ATGCCAATCCAGCCTTCCAGCAAGGAGGCTGCCGAGGAGATGGAAGCGGAAGGCGACTCGGCGCCTGAGCTGAacggggaggaagatgagagcgAAGAGGAGCGCAGCGGCAGCCCCACGGAGTCCGAAGAGGAGAGCTCCG AGATGGACGATGAGGATTACGAGCGGCGGCGCAGCGAGTGTGTCAGTGAGatgctggacctggagaagcagtTCTCCGAGCTGAAAGAGAA GTTGTTCAGGGAGCGGCTGAGTCAGTTGCGGTTGAGGCTGGAGGAAGTGGGGGCCGAGAGAGCCCCCGAGTACACGGAGCCTCTGGGGGGTCTGCAGCAGAGCCTCAAGATTCGCATTCAGGTGGCAG GCATCTACAAAGGCTTCTGCCTCGATGTGATCAGGAACAAGTATGAGTGTGAGCTGCAGGGCGCCAAGCAACACCTGGAG AGCGAGAAGCTGCTGCTCTACGATGCCCTGCAGGGGGAGCTGCAGGGGCGCATCCAGAGGCTGGAGGAGGACCGCCAGAGCCTGGACATAAGCTCCG AATGGTGGGATGACAAGTTGCACCCCCGGGGCAGCTCCACGGCGTGGGACACCGTGCCGGCCAGCAAGAGGAAGAAGGCGCCCCTCGTCTCGG GCCCTTACATCGTCTACATGCTGCAGGAAATTGACATCCTGGAGGACTGGACTGCCATCAAAAAG gccAGAGCTGCAGTATCTCCTCAGAAGAGGAAATCAGATG CCCCAGGACCATGA
- the BRMS1 gene encoding breast cancer metastasis-suppressor 1 isoform X2, protein MPIQPSSKEAAEEMEAEGDSAPELNGEEDESEEERSGSPTESEEESSEMDDEDYERRRSECVSEMLDLEKQFSELKEKLFRERLSQLRLRLEEVGAERAPEYTEPLGGLQQSLKIRIQVAGIYKGFCLDVIRNKYECELQGAKQHLESEKLLLYDALQGELQGRIQRLEEDRQSLDISSEWWDDKLHPRGSSTAWDTVPASKRKKAPLVSGPYIVYMLQEIDILEDWTAIKKARAAVSPQKRKSDGENLWGARASPSP, encoded by the exons ATGCCAATCCAGCCTTCCAGCAAGGAGGCTGCCGAGGAGATGGAAGCGGAAGGCGACTCGGCGCCTGAGCTGAacggggaggaagatgagagcgAAGAGGAGCGCAGCGGCAGCCCCACGGAGTCCGAAGAGGAGAGCTCCG AGATGGACGATGAGGATTACGAGCGGCGGCGCAGCGAGTGTGTCAGTGAGatgctggacctggagaagcagtTCTCCGAGCTGAAAGAGAA GTTGTTCAGGGAGCGGCTGAGTCAGTTGCGGTTGAGGCTGGAGGAAGTGGGGGCCGAGAGAGCCCCCGAGTACACGGAGCCTCTGGGGGGTCTGCAGCAGAGCCTCAAGATTCGCATTCAGGTGGCAG GCATCTACAAAGGCTTCTGCCTCGATGTGATCAGGAACAAGTATGAGTGTGAGCTGCAGGGCGCCAAGCAACACCTGGAG AGCGAGAAGCTGCTGCTCTACGATGCCCTGCAGGGGGAGCTGCAGGGGCGCATCCAGAGGCTGGAGGAGGACCGCCAGAGCCTGGACATAAGCTCCG AATGGTGGGATGACAAGTTGCACCCCCGGGGCAGCTCCACGGCGTGGGACACCGTGCCGGCCAGCAAGAGGAAGAAGGCGCCCCTCGTCTCGG GCCCTTACATCGTCTACATGCTGCAGGAAATTGACATCCTGGAGGACTGGACTGCCATCAAAAAG gccAGAGCTGCAGTATCTCCTCAGAAGAGGAAATCAGATGGTGAGAACCTCTGGGGTGCTCGTGCCTCTCCCAGCCCCTga
- the RIN1 gene encoding ras and Rab interactor 1 translates to MCVGAWGLASLPVSRRPARSLAAPSMEVPVEPGTGPLGDPGPVDSAAMAQLECAKPCPDPLYDVPAAAGAPTGGPPRAGRVVSLRERLLLTRPVWLQLRANAAAALHMLRTEPPGTFLVRKSNTRRCQALCVRLPEASGPSFVASHYILERPGGVSLEGSELTFPDLVHLICAYCHSRDILLLRLQLPRAIDQAATQKELEAISHLGVEFWSSALNAKAQQDPRGGPLPPWLKPSSPEEPDQGPTGAALCFFNPLFPGDLGPTKREKFKRSFKVRVSTETSSPLSPPAVPPPPVPVLPGAASTQPDRLPSRQLLRRESSVGYRVPGGASTSLPPLPSLQELDCGSPSSSEEEAPPGTLGSSATSPGLGRRRHHHRPLFRSMSSAFCSLLAPERQVGRVAAALVGDRHTAVGQLVQDLLTQVRAEPKPLELQVVREALSQARAMLSAELGPEKLLPPVRLEHVLEKSLHRTVLKPLRPILVARLRRRLSANNSLGRLAEGFRLARAQGPGAFGARLSLPSPAEIEQVRQKLLQLLRAYSPSAQIKRLLQACKLLYTALRTQEGEGAGADEFLPLLSLVLAQCDLPDLLLEAEYMSELLDPALLTGEGGYYLTSLSASLALLSGLDQALALPLSPSQELQRSLRLWEQRRLPATHSFQHLLRVAYQDPRSGCTSKTLAVPPGASIATLNQLCATKFRVTQPDTFGLFLYKEQSYALLTPGALAHQLPATGYLVYRRAEWPEAQGTSPRTLREREGRGAPEAGGREEEEEEEERPPRDGGAEDKGSPGDKGQETERTVEGGERQAPESPGESEQPEAEV, encoded by the exons ATGTGTGTCGGTGCCTGGGGGCTGGCTTCCCTTCCTGTGTCCCGGCGGCCGGCGAGAAGCCTCGCAGCTCCCTCCATGGAGGTCCCTGTGGAGCCGGGCACAGGCCCCCTGGGCGACCCCGGCCCGGTGGACTCCGCGGCTATGGCGCAGCTGGAGTGCGCAAA ACCCTGCCCGGACCCGCTGTACGACGTGCCCGCCGCCGCAGGGGCACCGACAGGCGGGCCGCCTCGGGCTGGGCGCGTAGTCAGCCTCCGAGAGCGCCTGCTGCTCACGCGGCCCGTGTGGCTGCAGCTCCGGGCTAACGCGGCGGCCGCCCTGCACATGCTGCGGACCGAGCCCCCTGGG ACGTTCCTCGTGCGGAAATCCAACACACGCCGGTGCCAAGCGCTGTGTGTGCGGCTGCCAGAGGCCAGCGGCCCGTCCTTCGTTGCTAGCCACTACATCCTGGAGCGGCCAGGGG GTGTCTCCTTGGAAGGCTCAGAGCTCACCTTCCCAGACCTGGTGCATCTCATCTGCGCCTACTGCCACAGCCG GGACATCCTTCTGCTACGGCTGCAGCTCCCCAGAGCCATTGACCAGGCAGCCACCCAAAAGGAGCTGGAGGCCATCTCCCATCTGGGCGTTG AGTTCTGGAGCTCCGCCCTCAACGCAAAGGCTCAGCAGGACCCCAGGGGAGGCCCCCTGCCACCCTGGCTGAAGCCCAGCTCCCCTGAAGAGCCGGACCAAGGCCCCACCGGAGCAGCCCTGTGCTTCTTCAACCCCCTGTTCCCAGGGGACCTGGGCCCCACCAAGCGGGAGAAGTTCAAGAGGAGCTTCAAAGTGCGCGTGTCCACGGAGACCTCCAGCCCACTGTCTCCACCTGCTGTGccacctccccctgtccccgtGCTGCCTGGGGCTGCCTCCACCCAGCCAGACAGGCTGCCCTCTCGGCAGCTGCTGCGGAGAGAGAGCTCGGTGGGCTACAGGGTGCCAGGGGGTGCCAGCACGAgcctcccacccctaccctctCTCCAAGAGTTAGACTGTGGCTCTCCCAGCAGCTCGGAGGAGGAGGCACCACCAGGGACCCTAGGGAGCTCAGCCACTTCCCCCGGGCTGGGCCggcgccgccaccaccaccggcCCCTGTTCCGCTCCATGAGCTCCGCtttctgctctctgctggctcctgagCGGCAGGTGGGCCGGGTGGCAGCGGCACTGGTGGGGGACCGCCACACTGCCGTGGGCCAACTGGTACAGGACCTGCTGACACAGGTGCGGGCGGAACCCAAGCCTCTAGAGCTGCAGGTCGTCCGAGAGGCGCTGAGCCAGGCCCGGGCCATGCTGAGTGCTGAACTGGGGCCTGAGAAGCTGCTGCCGCCTGTGAGGCTGG AGCATGTGCTGGAGAAGTCTCTGCACCGCACCGTGCTCAAGCCTCTCCGGCCCATCCTGGTGGCCCGCCTCCGGCGCCGGCTCTCTGCCAACAACTCCCTGGGCCGCCTGGCCGAGGGCTTCCGCCTGGCCCGGGCCCAGGGCCCCGGAGCCTTCGGAGCCCGCCTGAGCCTGCCCTCCCCCGCAGAGATAGAGCAGGTGCGCCAGAAGCTGCTGCAGCTGCTCCGAGCCTACTCACCCAGTGCCCAGATCAAGCGCCTCCTGCAGGCCTGCAAGCTGCTCTACACGGCCCTGAGGACCCAAGAGG GGGAAGGTGCGGGCGCAGATGAGTTCCTGCCACTGCTGAGCCTGGTCCTGGCCCAGTGCGACCTTCCTGACCTTCTGCTGGAGGCTGAGTACATGTCAGAGCTGCTGGACCCCGCTTTGCTCACCGGAGAGG GTGGCTACTACTTGACCAGCCTTTCCGCCAGCCTGGCCCTGCTGAGCGGCCTGGACCAGGCGCTTGCCCTGCCCCTCAGCCCCTCCCAGGAGCTGCAGCGCTCCCTTCGTCTTTGGGAGCAGCGCCGCCTGCCGGCCACCCACAGCTTCCAG CACCTCCTCCGAGTGGCCTATCAGGACCCCAGGAGTGGCTGCACATCCAAGACGCTGGCTGTACCCCCAGGGGCCTCCATTGCCACCCTCAACCAGCTCTGCGCCACCAAGTTCCGAGTGACCCAGCCGGACACCTTTGGCCTCTTCCTCTACAAGGAGCAGAGCTATGCCCTCCTGACCCCCGGAGCCCTGGCCCATCAACTACCCGCCACCGGCTATCTGGTCTACCGCCGGGCAGAGTGGCCAGAGGCCCAGGGAACCTCCCCCAGgactttaagagagagagagggcaggggggcaccggaggcagggggcagggaggaggaggaggaggaggaggaacgaCCCCCAAGAGATGGGGGTGCTGAGGACAAAGGCAGCCCTGGAGACAAGGGGCAGGAGACTGAGAGgactgtggagggaggggagagacagGCCCCGGAAAGCCCTGGCGAGTCGGAGCAGCCAGAGGCTGAGGTGTAG